Genomic DNA from Prunus persica cultivar Lovell chromosome G1, Prunus_persica_NCBIv2, whole genome shotgun sequence:
TAAAACCATATGTCActcctttttttattgtatAATTTACTTCTATAAGATTCATATATGTTTTACTTACAAAGATATAGTTAGACTGTCATCAACTTCAAGGAGAATCTCATtctcacatgaatagtaagaATAAAAGGTTATTATGCACAGGCACAGGCAAGCAACTAGGAATTtgacaacaaagaaaaattgaaagcaGGGCAAGTATTTTTAGCAGCTGTACACATCCACTTGAAACTGCCCCAGAAGTTGCAACATATTATCAATTCAATACCCAAACTCAGATAGAGAGGCATTACTATCATTAAAAAGCATAGAATTATACTGAAAGAGTATGGGGAGAGACAGAAGAAAACTGGGCTATATTGTCCAGACTCCAAATAAACTTAGGACTGAATTTAAGAActaaaagaggaagaaaatgaaTGGTGGATGAAACAGCTGATATAggataagaaaaaagataaaacaacTTCATTTGGCAAGACACAAGAAgtaactcaaattttttttcttgttagcCAACTGGGATTATCCACAAACACCTGCTTCTAACTTCTAAGTGGACTAAATCCCATTTTTAGCAGAACAGGGCATGTGTATGGCTAATTTGTGCACCAACAAAATGACCCAAAACACAGATTTAGAAAAATAGATAAATGAAGCCAACATTCTTCACCTTGTAGCAATATATCATCAATaatgtaatttaaaaaagattaCCTATGAGAAAGGTTGAACTTTCCCATTTTGTAAGGGGTAAGGAGAGGAATTGTGGGAGGTTGAGCAGACATATCAGCTATCAGACTTCACTTGGGTTTTGCTCTTGTGTTTGGGTTCTGGTTTTTTGGCTCTCGAAATGAATGGAAGACCCAATTGGTGCTTTAGACATTTGGTAGGAACTAAAAAATCCAAAGACAACAGTTCGAAGCCGTGCAGTTTTAATGCGCTTATTGAGATGTTGACATTTGCAATTGCGTGGTTCTTACTAAAACTACCAAATAACACTTTTCACgttttatacttttcaaaccATTTGTCTTTAATGCAaaacatcaaatttgaatttgatgatgaGAAATTGGACATATTGCAAACCTACCTTCCTACTTCATTCAACGTGTCAAGTTGTAGTAttttatggtgtgtttactaATCAGGAATTGGGATTCTCATCAGAAATTGAATTCCACTTATTGAGAATTTCTACATTTATTTCACATCAAAGCTGTCATGACTTTGCAACTTTTCTCATGGTGGGTTGGGTAATTTGGGAAGCACGAAATGGATTGCTATGGAATAATAAGAAAAGTAGGCCTGAACAAGCCAGCTTGCATGCATCTCTGAGGCTACAGGATTTTTTGCGGGTTAATAATTGCTTGGGGTCTCAAAGTAGGCAatgtcaaataaaataaatgtggcaACCACCACATGAGAACAGtcttaaaataaatgtggatGGTGCTTGGAAGCCAGGGACCACAGAGGGTGGCGTTGGTGTGGTTGTGAGAGACTCCACGGGCAAATTTGTGGCGGGTTGTGCAACTAAATTGACTAATGTTTTCTCTGCGCCATAAGTAGAGGCCTTGGCTGCAAGAACAGGTACAATATTGGCGATGGAAAGGGGTTATCAAAATGTTGTCTTTGAAAGTGATGCTCTCCAGATCGTTACAGCACTTCGAAATCACTCCATAGATAGGTCCGTCGTAGGACCTGTGGTGGAGGATACCAAGAGCTTGCTGACACAGATCACTGGAGAaggttttacccatattcGTCGTACTGCTAATGATGTAGCTCATTATTTAGCTCGTTTTGCCTTGCATATTAGGGGTTCTTTATACTGATTTGAGGAACCTCCTGATTTTATTTCTGATATATTGTACGAAGATTGTAATTCGTGACCAAGGAATTTCTTTTGCCCTTGATACGAGTTCAAACTTCTTGTATTACCTTTTTTACATCAATAATATTCTATCGCTTatcatcaaaaaaaaaaaaaaaaaattgaaaagtaagtGCGGCTCAcccaaaattaggaattgaattcttgattttggagAAATTCAATTCTTAAGTGGAAGGTAGTGTTCTAATTCCTAGAGAACTAACCCATtaggaattcatcttttttacccattatatcctcacacaattttcaaatttctaaATTTGCCATCTACTTTAACCTAACAACGAGGACACTTTAGTAATTGGTACCACTCCTATCCTAATTCCATATtttttagtaaacaacttcaataggaattcggaatctaattctcctcaatccaactcctGCTCAGTTCAATTCCTCCTAATCCAATtacggattagtaaacatgtaattaatgaaatttaaagGCTAAAAAGGTATAAAGATTTTATCACCTTCGAGCCAAATAATTCTATTGTGAGAGTTCATTAACTTTTTAGTGTGCAATTACTGTTGATGCTTAAATTTGGTTCAACAACATTATGACCTCTTTGAGATCAAGGTCCGCAATCCTTTCAAATCAACTTAACATGACCAAGCAGGTTCTCCCCTAGAACGATTTCTAGTGCTTAGGAATTGCATCttgtaaataaaaattgaaccaGAGACACAAGAGATtttttggatatatatatatgggtaatGATTTCTCaactccaattttatccacttacacttcttttttagttataaaatggagtgtaagtggataaaattggagtggggAAATCACCACTCATATATATAGTCTCGATCTCTAGGACCACAaaagtccaagagattgtagTCAcctaccgttggatattaatccaatggttcaaaaaaatttcttaaaatgagtgcaagagtgagtgaaccattgaatttacatccaacgatgagtgaccacaaatctcttggacccctgtagtccaagagattaggACTGCtcatatatacatgtaaaGGGCTATAGCCGCTaatctatactatttattaaagacaatttataaataataatatttaaaaaaaaccagtaCAGCCGCCCTGCTATactacttttttaaaaaaaaaatttggaaaaaaatcgagtatagccgcacggctaccATTTACTTTAGGAAAACAGAGCAGCTAGTGCCTAGGCGCTTACATGTAGAATAgtctagccgtgcggctgtacgtgttaaaaaagaaaacctgagtatagccgtgcggctatactacttttaaatataaaaacaaaggtcCCCCTTCAATTAGGCGGCAAGTGTCAACACAAgcccattttaaaaaaataaagacacggagtatagccgtgcggctgtaccaaatttgttttgggaaaaaagggaaatcgtagtatagccgcacggctatactattaataaaaataataaaaaaaggacccaCCTAGTTGCATTACTTTGTaccttataaatattaatttgctagtttcaacatatctaaagtagatattaatcttccactatatgttattttaatataatttttataatgtatgttattcttattcaataatatgtgaaaattattggtataatacgtgaattttgtgtgtcttattgaaaattttgtaaaaattacttgtataaaaaattaggtacaatacgactattgtatgtttgcttttcaaAAAACGTGAGACatgtatagaacacgaatgtattattgaaaaatacgtacgtacatatatatatataatttttctaaattattatCACTATATAAATTCTTTaacccaatttaattaataaaatcccCTTTTACATTTTTAGGTAGTTATATGACGAATGCTCCCACCATCTCCCTCTGCTTCTTTATCTTTATCGCATTTCTAGGATAATCTTTGATTCTCAACACTATTTAAgaacccaattttttttaaaggtaaaCTTATTTGTGTTTAAGAGATCCAATTCTTTCTAAGAGACCGGATTCTAATTCTTTTAAGATTTTGCATTTGGCAGATTTGCCAGGCCTTACTTCCTTCGCTATCTGATTTTGCATTTGGCATTTCCCCATGttctaggttttttttttattgttctgTACTTGAATGACCCAaccaagaaacaaaaggaacTTAACAACACTAGGTCCTGGCTGACTCCAAAGAGAGGACTTAGATATTCTCCTTGTTTTCACTGGCTTTGCATCTTAATTCTTAACCCTTTTCTCTGGCTTTTCACTGGATTAAAATCTACGACAATTGAAATGTCATATCagcaacatattttaaatgcACACATTGAGACTTCCAAGAGTAACctcatttacttttattctaCTTATTGGTCTACTGGCATTTAGTCTTCACTTTACTCGAGCCTCTTGAGTGAGGATACCGCATACAGAACACTTGATACATATATTAGTCTACGCAGAAACGTAATATACCAAACCTAATGAGAACTTTTATTCAccgttttttttcttcgtatTTAATCATACACGCAATGCAAAAATAGTAACAATACACATTCAAGCAGATTAATACTGAATATAAATCTAAGTATGTGTTCAAGCTTCCATATAGGCTGCAGGAAACTTAAGCGGTGGTTTCTAGAAATGGATAATCAGTGTAACCAACAACCGGATCAGATATGTAGAACGTATCTCTGTTGTACTTATTTAGAGGAGCATTAAGCTCAAATCTTTTTGGCAAATCTGGATTAGCCAAGAACCAACGTCCATAGGCAATAAGATCTGCATGGCCCTCAGCCACAGCATTGTTCCCATCTTCCCTGTCAAAACCACCAGCAGCAATGAAGGTGCCTTTGAAAGCTTCTCTCATGGGCAGAAGACTGTCAGGGCTTTCAATTTTGTCTCCAACTGCCTTCATTCTTGGCTCAACCACATGGCAGTACTGGATCCCATATTTGTTCAAGGATTTGACCATATAAAGGCCTAATGCTTTCGGATCTGAATCCGCTGATTCCATATAGTCCGCAAATGGAGATAATCTAATTCCAACTTTATCTGCTCCTATCTCATTAACAACAGCTTCAACGATTTCCAGAGCAAACCGGCAACGATTCTCCAGCGATCCACCATATTCATCTGTTCGATCGTTCACTTGGTCTTTCATAAACTGATCAATCAGGTAGCCATGCGCCCCATGAATTTCAACCCCATCAAAGCCTATATATCAGAAAAGCATTTTCCATGTAGCCAAGATGTTACTAACTTAACATTATAAATCATATGATATTCTAAACAAATACAATTCAAGCATCAATCTGGCGTGATCTTCGTTATTAAGTACATTTGGCTGAGTAGTTATTTATGGtccattttgatttcttgcaaattttgatttatattTAACTAAGTTACCAGCTTCAATAGCATTCCTTGCAGCAAGTCTGAAATCATTGACAATTTGTGGAATCTCATCTGTCCTTAATCGCCTTGGAGGTGTGTATTGAGCAACGTCAACGCCATTAGCTAGTAGTTGGGGGGTAAGTGGCTTGTCGGTACAAGAGATTGGAGCCTGCCCATTTGGCTGGAAACCTGAAAACAAAGAGTGACACAGAATCACAATCTGAACACAATAGATTATATGTTCCTGAAAAATCAGCTTCCTAATGCTTCAATGGTCTAATTGCTCATAAGTATTTATATGATAGAAGTGAAGTCATAAAGGTGAATAACAGAAACGCACCGCTGTTTGAAACCCGCCCCGCATGCCAAATCTGACAGAAGAAAACACCGCCTTTTGCATGAACAGCGTCAACAATCGGTTTCCATGCTTCAACTTGCTCCCTTGTCCATAAACCAGGACAATCTGGGAACCTTCAGATATGAAAGAAATAGAGATGTCATCCAACATTGAAATGAAGAAAGTACACACTCAAATGTATGGTATTCAATTAAA
This window encodes:
- the LOC18789812 gene encoding 12-oxophytodienoate reductase 2; translated protein: MSAQPPTIPLLTPHKMGKFNLSHRVVLAPLTRMRSYNTVPQPHAILYYSQRTSEGGLLIAEASGVSDTAQGFPDCPGLWTREQVEAWKPIVDAVHAKGGVFFCQIWHAGRVSNSGFQPNGQAPISCTDKPLTPQLLANGVDVAQYTPPRRLRTDEIPQIVNDFRLAARNAIEAGFDGVEIHGAHGYLIDQFMKDQVNDRTDEYGGSLENRCRFALEIVEAVVNEIGADKVGIRLSPFADYMESADSDPKALGLYMVKSLNKYGIQYCHVVEPRMKAVGDKIESPDSLLPMREAFKGTFIAAGGFDREDGNNAVAEGHADLIAYGRWFLANPDLPKRFELNAPLNKYNRDTFYISDPVVGYTDYPFLETTA